ACAGGTTCTGCGGCCCGGCGATATGGGCGAAGCGCCTGTGGCCGAGCGCCACCAGATGATCGACGATGGCGTTGATCCCGGTCTCTTCGTCATTGACCACCGCCCACATATGCGGCTGCTCGGTCTTGCGATTGACGGCAACCAGCGGAAGATGGTCGTCGAAGACCTCGGCCAGCGCCGTGTCCTGGCGCTCGGCGCTGGCGACCACCAGCCCGTCGACGCCGCGCCCCTGCAGCATGTGGATATAGGTCGCTTCCTTCTCCGGGTTGGAGTCGGTGTTGACGACCAGCGTCGCATAGCCGCGCGGCACCAGCACGTCCTCGAGCCCGCGCACGATCGGCGGGAAGATCGGATTGGTGATGTCCGGCACCAGCACGCCGACCGTCATCGAGCGCTTGGTGCGCAGGCTGTAGGCGATGGAGTTGGGGCGGTATTCCAGCGTGCGGGCTGCGGTGAGAATCCGCTCCGCCAGCTCGTCCGTGATCAGATGCCGGGTTTTCGGGTGCAGCGCCCGCGACGCGGTCGACACATGCACGCCGACGGCCTCGGCCACATCCTTCAATGTCGCGCGTCGCTTGTCCATGGGGTTCCCCCGACGCTTGCCCGGCACGGGCCGCCGCGGCCGGCGATCGCCGGCGCGTCGGCTGCCGTTCCCAGGCGACCTATGATAGCGTTACTGCAAACGTTTGCACTCCGATAATTTGCCGTCCGTGGGCGCTTGGAAGCGTGCGCCGGGCGCGATATGCGATAGGCTGGGAGCGGCGCGGCGGCAGGGGCCAACGCGCAAGAGTTTGGAGCGGACGCAAATGGCGCAGGAAAGCACGCAGACCATCGGTTGGGTCGGCATCGGGCGGATGGGCTTTCCGATGGCCGAACGGCTGGTCAAGGCCGGCTACGATGTGCGGGCCTGGAACCGGACGAGGGCCAAGGCCGAGCCGCTGGCTAAGATCGGGGCGGCGCTCGCCGACAATCTGAGCGATCTTGCCGAGGTGGACGTGCTGTTCTCCATGGTCTCCACCGGCAAGGACCTGAACGATATCTATTTCGGCGACGGCGGCGACGCGGGAGGCGCTGCAGGCCCATTTCGGCGCGGCTTCGCTCAAGGACGACCCTGAGGCCTATCTGCAGGCCGATTTCGCGACCCTCCTGGAGACGGTGGCGCTCAACGCCGGCCCGACGCTTGAAAGCGAGAACAAGCCGGTCAAGACGGGGCTGGAGACTTATCGGGCGGCGACCACTATTCAATCAATGTCGTCATTGCCTGCGAAAGCAGGCA
The genomic region above belongs to Hyphomicrobiales bacterium and contains:
- a CDS encoding LacI family DNA-binding transcriptional regulator, whose product is MDKRRATLKDVAEAVGVHVSTASRALHPKTRHLITDELAERILTAARTLEYRPNSIAYSLRTKRSMTVGVLVPDITNPIFPPIVRGLEDVLVPRGYATLVVNTDSNPEKEATYIHMLQGRGVDGLVVASAERQDTALAEVFDDHLPLVAVNRKTEQPHMWAVVNDEETGINAIVDHLVALGHRRFAHIAGPQNLSTGFLRRKAFLARIAALGLDWNPKLMVDAKRYSEAEGKRACDALIDVGGATAIVAANDLLALGALRALAGRGLDCPGDVSVTGYNDMPFVDRLSPALTTVRIQSYESGRHAAAMILKQIETPVEAWRPTTEVLPVELVVRGSTGPARG
- a CDS encoding NAD(P)-binding domain-containing protein; its protein translation is MAQESTQTIGWVGIGRMGFPMAERLVKAGYDVRAWNRTRAKAEPLAKIGAALADNLSDLAEVDVLFSMVSTGKDLNDIYFGDGGDAGGAAGPFRRGFAQGRP